A region from the Azospirillaceae bacterium genome encodes:
- a CDS encoding response regulator, with product MSQSDDQLLKRLLAMFEVEAEEHLSAIAAGLLALDQAPPPDRVQELVETIFRVVHTLKGAARAVNLGAVVDVCHAMESVFAALKGGKLALSPAGLDLLHQGYNQVRGLLAGSAAAGPAQDRLVAALDAYAVGIEPTLAVVAAPPAPTATTPKTKAPTKEPAPEPAPAEKGTEKAEEVPAEGTPRLGSRPTLRIATSKVDALLRHAEELVSARLAAGRQVSDLSGLASEMAERVRSHERGRRRLEGLDDTPAGRVLKQQGDTLRWLSGRLTQLANSGRQDLRILGKMLDGLLDEAKQVLMVPVSALLDPMAPLVRDLARAEGKDVDLIIRGGDLEIDRRIQEEMKDALLHLVRNAIAHGIEMPGAREAQGKPARGTLAITVAQTEAGRAEIAISDDGAGFDVAGLRTAATEQGLMSAADAAALDDDAARALAFRSGLSTSSLLTDVSGRGLGLPIVQEKVERLGGQMAVESTVGLGTVFRIRLPVTLASFRGVLVEVERACFILPTGGVERVARVPVGAIATVENRETVRLDGRTLGLVRLADVLGLPPGRSSQTPPTHHTVAVLSRGGQAIAFIVDRVRDEQEVLMKSLGPQLARAPYVTGASVLATGEVALILNVPDLLAGAAHAPNSARTMVAVSRKKSILIAEDSITARTLFKNLLEAAGYQVRTAVDGMDAWTALTSDATFDLLVSDVEMPRMGGFELTGRVRGNPKLADLPVVLITSLGSREDKERGIDAGANAYLVKDSFDQGNLLQIVGHLV from the coding sequence ATGAGCCAGTCGGACGATCAGCTGCTGAAGCGGTTGCTGGCGATGTTCGAGGTGGAGGCGGAGGAACACCTCTCCGCCATCGCCGCCGGACTGCTAGCCCTGGATCAGGCGCCGCCGCCTGACCGCGTGCAGGAGCTGGTGGAAACCATCTTCCGTGTGGTGCACACCCTGAAAGGGGCGGCACGCGCGGTCAATCTGGGCGCCGTCGTGGACGTGTGCCATGCCATGGAAAGCGTCTTCGCGGCGCTGAAGGGCGGCAAGCTGGCGCTGAGCCCGGCCGGCCTGGACCTGCTGCACCAGGGGTACAACCAGGTGCGCGGCCTGCTGGCCGGCAGTGCCGCCGCCGGCCCGGCGCAGGACCGCCTGGTGGCGGCGTTGGACGCCTATGCCGTGGGGATCGAGCCGACACTGGCCGTGGTGGCCGCCCCGCCGGCGCCGACCGCCACCACGCCCAAGACCAAGGCCCCGACCAAGGAACCGGCGCCGGAGCCCGCCCCGGCCGAGAAGGGGACGGAGAAGGCGGAGGAGGTGCCGGCCGAGGGCACGCCCCGCCTGGGCAGCCGTCCGACCCTGCGCATCGCCACGTCCAAGGTGGACGCGCTGCTGCGCCATGCGGAGGAACTGGTGTCCGCGCGCCTGGCCGCCGGGCGCCAGGTGTCCGACCTGTCGGGCCTGGCCTCGGAAATGGCGGAACGCGTCCGCTCGCACGAGCGGGGACGGCGCCGGCTGGAAGGGTTGGACGACACGCCGGCCGGCCGCGTGCTGAAGCAGCAGGGCGACACCCTGCGCTGGCTGTCCGGCCGCCTGACGCAGCTGGCCAATTCCGGCCGCCAGGATCTGCGCATCCTGGGCAAGATGCTGGACGGTCTGCTGGATGAGGCCAAGCAGGTGCTGATGGTGCCGGTGTCGGCGCTGCTGGATCCCATGGCGCCGCTGGTGCGCGACCTGGCCCGGGCCGAGGGCAAGGACGTGGATCTGATCATCCGGGGCGGCGACCTGGAAATCGACCGTCGCATCCAGGAAGAGATGAAGGACGCGCTGCTGCACCTGGTGCGCAACGCCATCGCCCACGGCATCGAGATGCCGGGCGCCCGCGAGGCCCAGGGCAAGCCGGCGCGCGGCACCCTGGCCATCACCGTGGCGCAGACGGAGGCCGGCCGGGCGGAGATCGCCATTTCCGACGACGGCGCCGGTTTCGACGTGGCCGGCCTGCGCACCGCCGCGACCGAACAGGGGCTGATGTCGGCGGCGGACGCCGCCGCGCTGGACGATGACGCCGCCCGGGCTTTGGCCTTCCGTTCTGGCCTGTCCACCAGTTCGCTGCTGACCGACGTGTCGGGGCGCGGCCTGGGCCTGCCCATCGTGCAGGAAAAGGTGGAGCGGCTGGGCGGGCAGATGGCGGTGGAATCCACCGTCGGCCTGGGCACCGTCTTCCGCATCCGCCTGCCGGTGACGCTGGCCAGCTTCCGCGGCGTGCTGGTGGAGGTGGAGCGCGCCTGCTTCATCCTGCCCACGGGCGGGGTGGAACGGGTGGCGCGGGTGCCGGTCGGTGCCATCGCCACGGTGGAGAACCGCGAGACGGTGCGGCTGGACGGCCGCACCCTGGGCCTGGTGCGCCTGGCCGACGTGCTGGGCCTGCCGCCCGGCCGGTCCAGCCAGACGCCGCCCACCCACCACACCGTGGCGGTGCTCAGCCGCGGCGGCCAGGCCATCGCCTTCATCGTCGACCGTGTGCGCGACGAGCAGGAGGTGCTGATGAAAAGCCTGGGGCCCCAGCTGGCCCGCGCACCCTACGTCACCGGCGCCAGCGTGCTGGCGACGGGCGAGGTGGCGTTGATCCTGAACGTGCCGGATTTGCTGGCCGGTGCGGCCCATGCGCCCAATAGCGCGCGAACAATGGTGGCCGTGTCGCGCAAGAAATCCATATTGATAGCGGAGGACAGCATCACCGCCCGCACGCTGTTCAAAAACCTGCTTGAGGCGGCGGGTTACCAGGTGCGGACGGCGGTGGACGGAATGGACGCCTGGACGGCGCTGACCAGCGACGCCACCTTTGACTTGCTGGTGTCGGATGTGGAGATGCCGCGCATGGGCGGGTTCGAGTTGACGGGCCGGGTGCGGGGCAACCCGAAGCTGGCCGACCTGCCGGTGGTGCTGATCACGTCGCTGGGATCGCGTGAGGATAAGGAACGGGGCATTGATGCGGGCGCCAACGCCTACCTGGTCAAGGACAGTTTCGACCAGGGCAACTTGCTGCAAATCG
- a CDS encoding CHASE3 domain-containing protein: MKIWICLCSVLFILLVVAATSYGNIRQLTETTTLRSHSYEVQARLLSLLSSAQDMETGQRGYLITGEDRYLEPYRQGLDTMEKAMQTVATLTLDNPVQQQNLERLRTPVKEKAAELKETIDLRRTQGFEQARTVVLTDRGKQSMDDIRRIVATMQAGEAELLRVRETAAAASAENTVWVIAGGAVVAAAFVMISGVFLARNIATPLRTITTTAERIGAGDLTVVATGDATDRADEVGILTRTFHAMTGNLRTLVRDLREGTNVLGTASSQIVTITAQVAASAAETATALAQTSATMEEVKKTSQVSSEKALYVSQTAQSTAQISQNGKQAVEQSIEGIGKVREQIGAIAEAVMQLSEQSQAIGEIVATVNDLAEQSNLLAVNAAIEAARAGEQGKGFVVVAQEVRSLAEQSKQATTQVRSILGDIQKATATAVLAAEQGSKAVDAGVKQSVAAGEAIDRLAQSIAVATQAATQIAASNQQQQVGIDQVALAMENIKQASMQNMNATKQAETAAQNLNELGHKLKVITGQYQA, translated from the coding sequence ATGAAAATCTGGATCTGCCTGTGCAGCGTCCTGTTCATTCTCCTGGTGGTGGCCGCCACCTCTTACGGCAACATCCGCCAGCTGACCGAAACCACCACGCTGCGCTCCCATTCCTATGAGGTGCAGGCCCGCCTGCTGTCCCTGCTGTCGTCCGCCCAGGACATGGAAACGGGCCAGCGCGGCTATCTCATCACCGGTGAGGACCGCTATCTGGAACCCTATCGCCAGGGCCTGGACACCATGGAAAAGGCCATGCAGACGGTGGCGACCCTGACCCTGGACAACCCGGTGCAGCAGCAGAACCTGGAACGGCTGCGCACGCCGGTGAAGGAAAAGGCGGCGGAACTGAAGGAAACCATAGACCTGCGCCGCACCCAGGGCTTTGAACAGGCCCGTACCGTCGTGCTGACCGACCGGGGCAAGCAGTCGATGGATGACATCCGCCGCATCGTCGCCACCATGCAGGCGGGTGAGGCGGAATTGCTGCGCGTGCGTGAGACGGCGGCGGCGGCCAGTGCCGAGAACACCGTGTGGGTCATCGCCGGCGGGGCGGTCGTCGCCGCGGCCTTCGTCATGATCTCCGGCGTGTTCCTGGCCCGCAACATCGCGACACCGCTGCGCACCATCACCACCACCGCCGAACGCATCGGCGCCGGCGACCTGACGGTGGTCGCCACCGGCGATGCGACGGACCGCGCGGACGAAGTGGGCATCCTGACCCGCACCTTCCACGCCATGACGGGCAACCTGCGCACCCTGGTGCGCGACCTGCGCGAGGGCACCAACGTGCTGGGCACGGCTAGCAGCCAGATCGTCACCATCACTGCCCAGGTGGCGGCCAGCGCCGCCGAGACGGCCACCGCCCTGGCCCAGACCAGCGCCACGATGGAAGAGGTGAAGAAGACCTCGCAGGTGTCCAGCGAGAAGGCCCTCTACGTCTCGCAGACGGCGCAGAGCACCGCGCAGATCTCCCAGAACGGCAAGCAGGCGGTGGAACAGTCCATCGAGGGCATCGGCAAGGTGCGCGAGCAGATCGGCGCCATCGCCGAGGCGGTGATGCAGCTGAGCGAGCAGAGCCAGGCGATCGGTGAGATCGTGGCCACGGTCAACGACCTGGCCGAACAGTCCAACCTGCTGGCCGTCAACGCCGCCATCGAGGCGGCACGCGCCGGCGAACAGGGCAAGGGTTTCGTCGTGGTGGCGCAGGAGGTGCGCAGCCTGGCTGAACAGTCCAAGCAGGCCACCACCCAGGTGCGCTCCATCCTGGGCGACATCCAGAAGGCCACGGCCACGGCCGTGCTGGCCGCTGAGCAGGGCAGCAAGGCGGTGGATGCCGGCGTGAAGCAATCGGTCGCCGCCGGCGAGGCCATCGACCGCCTGGCGCAGAGCATCGCCGTAGCGACGCAGGCCGCCACCCAGATCGCCGCCTCCAACCAGCAGCAGCAGGTGGGCATCGACCAGGTGGCGCTGGCCATGGAGAACATCAAGCAGGCCAGCATGCAGAACATGAACGCCACCAAGCAGGCGGAAACCGCCGCCCAGAACCTGAACGAACTGGGGCACAAGCTAAAGGTCATCACCGGCCAGTACCAGGCCTGA
- a CDS encoding chemotaxis protein CheW: MSDQAMPDQQAVDWESIHRRLAGWQASLDRGWVPDEETTRRILHRRSVELAKPPADALLTDGLEVMEFTVGEERYGFETASVGEVLPLAGLTIVPKTPSFIAGLTTVRGQVLPLIDLGRLLDLPNVTPGDLRRVIVLGQGQAQGHVDGAVGLLVTSIIGVTQVSRAAVQAPPSVITGRQRHYLTGIVPPHLALLDARRLLADPDLVIEGGTAAR, translated from the coding sequence ATGTCAGACCAAGCCATGCCCGACCAACAGGCTGTCGATTGGGAAAGCATCCACCGCCGCCTTGCCGGCTGGCAGGCCAGCCTGGACCGGGGCTGGGTGCCAGATGAGGAAACCACCCGCCGCATCCTGCACCGCCGCAGCGTGGAACTGGCCAAGCCGCCGGCCGATGCCCTGCTGACCGATGGGCTGGAGGTCATGGAATTCACGGTGGGTGAGGAACGGTACGGCTTTGAGACGGCCTCGGTGGGCGAGGTGCTGCCCCTGGCCGGCCTGACCATCGTGCCCAAGACGCCGTCCTTCATCGCCGGGCTAACCACCGTGCGCGGCCAGGTGTTGCCCCTGATCGATCTGGGACGCCTGCTGGATCTGCCCAACGTGACGCCCGGCGACCTCCGGCGCGTGATCGTGCTGGGCCAGGGCCAGGCGCAGGGCCATGTCGATGGCGCCGTCGGCCTGCTGGTCACCAGCATCATCGGCGTCACCCAGGTGTCGCGCGCCGCGGTGCAGGCGCCACCCAGCGTCATCACCGGGCGCCAGCGCCATTACCTCACCGGCATCGTGCCGCCCCATCTCGCCCTTCTGGACGCCCGGCGCCTGCTGGCCGATCCGGACCTTGTCATTGAAGGGGGGACGGCGGCCCGCTAG
- a CDS encoding tetratricopeptide repeat protein, with protein MERTLPDILLAAMSERLSDRIGLYFPEDRWTDMERGLERAAVEQGYSSTRAAVQHWLTTGPDRLQLEALAGHLTVGETYFFREPKSFEALGQRILPDLINARRNEVKSLRLWSAACCTGEEAYSLAMLLDSLLPDRADWTITVLATDVNPRFLRRAAEGVYGEWSFRGVDPAMRARYFTALPGGRFRISPHIARMVTFAYHNLVDDPYPALESNTNAMDIILCRNVLMYFNAEQANKVVRRLARSLIDGGWLLPSSVDGAPPMFAPLTFVPFEGATVYRKLAPQPPPFPLTLPASPAFVPPTTIEPRPVLHPLAPMPSAPQPPAQVKPRETPALERCRALYDQGRYAEAVEALEARLAGAPGDEPAMLLLARSYANQGYLAEAAHWCQGSLDHNRLSAEAHHLLAMIQQERGNNAAAAASLQRALFLAPQSIATHLAMANLAHSEGRDRDARKHYRNVMGLLQGRPPEEILPDVEGMTVGRLLDVAAHAHAALGQVLGGEA; from the coding sequence ATGGAACGCACCTTGCCTGACATCCTGCTGGCAGCCATGTCGGAGCGGTTGAGCGACCGCATCGGCCTTTATTTCCCGGAAGACCGCTGGACCGACATGGAACGCGGGCTGGAGCGCGCGGCGGTGGAGCAGGGCTATTCCAGCACCCGGGCCGCCGTGCAGCACTGGCTGACCACCGGCCCCGACCGTTTGCAGCTGGAGGCCTTGGCCGGCCACCTGACGGTGGGCGAGACCTATTTCTTCCGCGAGCCCAAGAGTTTCGAGGCGCTGGGCCAGCGCATCCTGCCGGACCTGATCAACGCTCGCCGCAATGAGGTCAAGTCCCTGCGGCTGTGGAGTGCGGCCTGCTGTACAGGCGAAGAGGCATACAGCCTGGCCATGCTGCTGGACAGCCTGCTGCCCGACCGCGCCGACTGGACCATCACGGTGTTGGCCACCGACGTGAACCCCCGTTTCCTGCGCCGCGCGGCCGAGGGCGTCTACGGCGAATGGTCGTTCCGGGGCGTCGATCCCGCCATGCGGGCGCGTTATTTCACGGCGCTGCCGGGCGGGCGGTTTCGCATCAGCCCGCACATCGCCCGCATGGTGACCTTCGCCTATCACAACCTGGTGGACGACCCCTATCCGGCGTTGGAAAGCAACACCAACGCCATGGACATCATCCTCTGCCGCAACGTGCTGATGTATTTCAACGCGGAGCAGGCGAACAAGGTGGTGCGCCGCCTGGCGCGGTCGCTGATCGACGGTGGCTGGCTGCTGCCCAGTTCGGTGGACGGCGCGCCGCCCATGTTCGCGCCGCTGACCTTCGTGCCGTTCGAGGGCGCCACCGTCTATCGCAAGCTGGCACCCCAGCCGCCGCCCTTCCCGCTGACGCTGCCGGCGTCGCCGGCCTTCGTGCCGCCGACCACGATCGAGCCCAGGCCAGTGCTTCATCCCTTGGCGCCGATGCCGTCCGCGCCTCAACCGCCCGCCCAGGTCAAGCCCCGGGAAACGCCGGCGCTGGAGCGCTGCCGCGCCCTGTACGACCAGGGCCGCTATGCCGAGGCGGTGGAAGCGCTGGAGGCCCGGCTGGCCGGCGCCCCGGGGGATGAGCCCGCCATGCTGCTGCTGGCGCGCAGCTACGCCAACCAGGGTTACCTGGCGGAGGCAGCGCACTGGTGCCAGGGCTCACTGGACCATAACCGGCTGAGTGCCGAGGCCCACCACCTGCTGGCCATGATCCAGCAGGAACGGGGCAACAACGCCGCAGCGGCCGCGTCCCTGCAACGCGCCCTGTTCCTGGCGCCGCAATCCATCGCCACCCACCTGGCCATGGCCAACCTGGCGCACAGCGAAGGGCGCGACCGCGATGCCCGCAAGCATTACCGCAACGTCATGGGCCTGCTGCAAGGGCGCCCGCCCGAGGAAATCCTGCCCGATGTGGAGGGTATGACGGTGGGGCGTCTGCTGGACGTGGCGGCGCATGCCCATGCCGCCCTGGGCCAGGTTCTGGGGGGAGAGGCCTAA
- a CDS encoding chemotaxis protein CheW, whose protein sequence is MPERGFATTGQAATSFLLRFDLDGRAFGLPLAMVERAVRAVAVTALPGAPGLVLGVINLQGQVVPVMDIRRRFGIASRPPAVTDHMIVARGPYRTVVLLVDTVVGTVAGAPVDWVAANGVVPGVDDAIAGVVRLEDGLLLIHDLDRFLTMEEEDQLAAALAEQARARPGHTSAADTGGADGGVHGTHLA, encoded by the coding sequence ATGCCTGAACGCGGTTTCGCCACCACCGGCCAGGCGGCGACCTCCTTCCTGTTGCGCTTCGACCTGGACGGCCGCGCCTTCGGCCTGCCGCTGGCGATGGTGGAGCGCGCGGTGCGCGCCGTCGCCGTGACGGCCCTGCCGGGCGCGCCGGGCCTGGTGCTGGGTGTCATCAACCTGCAGGGCCAGGTGGTGCCGGTGATGGATATCCGCCGCCGCTTCGGCATCGCGTCGCGGCCGCCGGCGGTGACCGACCACATGATCGTGGCGCGCGGCCCCTACCGCACCGTGGTGTTGCTGGTCGACACGGTGGTGGGCACCGTGGCCGGGGCGCCGGTCGATTGGGTGGCGGCGAACGGTGTCGTGCCCGGGGTGGATGACGCCATCGCCGGCGTGGTGCGGTTGGAGGACGGCCTGCTGCTGATCCATGATTTGGATCGTTTCCTGACGATGGAGGAAGAGGACCAATTGGCCGCGGCGCTGGCGGAACAGGCCCGCGCGAGGCCCGGCCACACCAGCGCCGCCGACACCGGGGGCGCGGACGGAGGGGTGCATGGAACGCACCTTGCCTGA
- a CDS encoding response regulator, giving the protein MSDRELPTVMVVDDEPEVLMAVADALEDEFNVLTSTSPLKARAMLEGDVAPLVIISDQRMPELAGHEFLRWARELSDATRVLITGYTDIDALGAAINAGQIYGYLPKPWTPDKLRRLIREAAEHCAVRRALAEERRLLSHLMDSVPDAISFKDQNLRYLRSNWAHAQAIGVADPADLIGRTDEELQAQAADARQAADTLALDAGITLTDQRHESEPASDGTLSEGPRWYSVMRSAFKGEDGNVGGLVTIARDITAAKEAEQALSEAHATLERRVEERTEDLAATARDLMAARKAADMANEAKSRYLATVAHELRTPLTGVIGFSELLLRGGVSPGEWHRLLTLQAEAGRTLLGLLDDILDLSKIEAGRLSLETLALDFRAVIDDCVALVRPSAVGKGLALTSAVASALPPRIMGDPTRLRQVVLNLLTNAVKFTAAGSIAVTVEVLPDGGPARLRVSVKDTGIGIPPERLSHLFEEFAQVDETTARRFGGTGLGLAICRRLVERMDGQIGVDSVAGEGSRFWFEVPLAAPAPEAVAQPPAPPAAAATGKDEKPKGRRILLVEDDRSTQILVSTILRGVGHEVEIVDNGAAAVQAVDRGTYDLVFMDMHMPIMGGLEATVQIRALARTPDRPLPPLVVLTAGVTAEERERCRAVGLDVFLSKPVDLEKLLHAAATVGLVGPEKGTANA; this is encoded by the coding sequence ATGAGCGACCGGGAACTGCCCACCGTCATGGTGGTGGATGACGAACCGGAAGTGCTGATGGCCGTGGCCGATGCGCTGGAGGATGAATTCAACGTCCTCACCAGCACCTCGCCCCTCAAGGCCCGCGCCATGCTGGAGGGCGACGTCGCCCCCCTGGTCATCATCTCCGACCAGCGCATGCCGGAGCTGGCGGGGCATGAGTTCCTGCGCTGGGCGCGTGAGCTGTCGGACGCGACGCGGGTGCTGATCACCGGCTACACCGACATCGACGCCTTGGGTGCTGCCATCAACGCCGGCCAGATCTACGGCTACCTGCCCAAGCCGTGGACGCCGGACAAGCTGCGCCGCCTGATCCGCGAGGCGGCGGAGCATTGCGCCGTCCGCCGCGCCCTGGCGGAGGAGCGGCGGCTGCTGTCGCACCTGATGGACAGCGTGCCCGACGCCATTTCCTTCAAGGACCAGAACCTGCGCTATCTGCGCAGCAATTGGGCCCATGCCCAGGCCATCGGCGTGGCCGACCCGGCGGACCTGATCGGGCGCACGGATGAGGAATTGCAGGCCCAGGCGGCCGACGCGCGTCAGGCGGCGGATACCTTGGCGCTGGACGCCGGCATCACCCTGACCGACCAGCGCCATGAGTCGGAGCCCGCCAGCGACGGCACCCTGTCGGAAGGGCCGCGCTGGTATTCCGTCATGCGCTCGGCCTTCAAGGGGGAGGATGGCAATGTCGGCGGCTTGGTCACCATCGCCCGCGACATCACCGCCGCCAAGGAGGCGGAACAGGCGCTGAGCGAGGCGCACGCCACGCTGGAGCGCCGGGTGGAGGAGCGGACGGAGGACCTGGCGGCCACGGCCCGCGACCTGATGGCGGCGCGCAAGGCGGCCGACATGGCCAATGAGGCCAAGTCCCGTTACCTCGCCACCGTGGCGCATGAACTGCGCACGCCGCTGACCGGCGTCATCGGTTTTTCCGAACTGCTGCTGCGCGGCGGGGTCAGCCCCGGGGAATGGCACCGCCTGCTGACTTTGCAGGCGGAGGCGGGCCGTACCCTGCTGGGCCTGCTGGACGATATCCTGGACTTGTCGAAGATCGAGGCCGGACGCCTGTCGCTGGAAACCCTGGCGCTGGATTTCCGCGCGGTCATCGACGATTGCGTGGCCCTGGTGCGGCCGTCGGCCGTGGGCAAGGGCCTGGCCCTGACCTCCGCCGTGGCCAGCGCCCTGCCGCCCCGGATCATGGGTGACCCGACCCGCCTGCGCCAGGTGGTGCTGAACCTGCTGACCAACGCCGTGAAGTTCACCGCCGCCGGCAGCATCGCCGTGACGGTGGAGGTGCTGCCTGACGGCGGGCCGGCGCGGCTGCGCGTGTCGGTCAAGGACACGGGCATCGGCATTCCGCCGGAACGGCTGTCCCACCTGTTCGAGGAATTCGCCCAGGTGGACGAGACCACGGCCCGCCGCTTCGGCGGCACCGGCCTGGGCCTGGCCATCTGCCGCCGCCTGGTGGAGCGCATGGACGGCCAGATCGGCGTGGACAGCGTGGCTGGCGAGGGCAGCCGCTTCTGGTTCGAGGTGCCGCTGGCGGCACCGGCGCCGGAGGCCGTGGCCCAGCCGCCGGCGCCGCCCGCCGCCGCCGCCACCGGCAAGGATGAGAAGCCCAAGGGCCGCCGCATCCTGCTGGTGGAGGATGACCGCTCCACCCAGATCCTGGTTTCGACCATCCTGCGCGGTGTCGGCCATGAGGTGGAGATCGTGGACAATGGCGCGGCCGCCGTGCAGGCGGTGGACCGGGGCACCTACGACCTGGTGTTCATGGACATGCACATGCCCATCATGGGCGGGCTGGAGGCCACGGTGCAAATCCGTGCCCTGGCCCGGACGCCGGACCGGCCCCTGCCGCCGCTGGTGGTGCTGACCGCCGGCGTGACGGCGGAGGAGCGGGAGCGCTGCCGTGCCGTGGGCCTGGATGTCTTCCTCAGCAAGCCGGTGGATCTGGAAAAGCTGTTGCACGCGGCGGCCACCGTCGGCTTGGTCGGGCCCGAAAAGGGGACGGCCAATGCCTGA
- a CDS encoding response regulator, which translates to MTDGATHHILVIEDSPTQALQLQMRLERQGWGVTVCGDAESALDQLGGDLPDLVMVDFHLPRMNGDEFVRRVRMDMRTRGLPVLMLTDSHAADRERQGYDSGADAYVPKSADTDILLSRVAALLRQAQAPAVGKMSPTPFRQSRLLVVDDSPTYLFFITAQLQEDGHEVVAVSSGQEVLDLITEEKFDCVVVDLVMPVMSGTELCQKLDVIRRQHDRLFQIIILTSRDSKEDMMRGLEAGADDFVGKGSESEILKARIRALLRRKFLHEENLRITSEFRDKEVELERTRDERRVAQERAAMAEALERSHAELAAAYGELQDTQSQLVQAAKMASLGALVAGIAHELNNPLAFVGNHLGTVSRCVENLTPEIEGHLSERGARDLEKLRQRLDAIRGGIDRVENLVVKLRTFSRLDEAEVKEVDIEDSLESVLTLLHHKLSSRITVERRYEGPKRITCQPGPLNQVLINVVGNAIDAIAGEGTITLETGRNGAMFRLVVRDTGHGIPAAIRDRICEPFFTTKPVGSGTGLGLSISYSIIQRHRGRLEFNSEEGRGTEVVIEIPLDGTAAGAAGAATPTRHVDQSLPRSA; encoded by the coding sequence ATGACTGACGGGGCCACGCACCACATCCTGGTGATCGAGGATTCCCCCACCCAGGCCCTGCAATTGCAGATGCGGCTGGAGCGGCAGGGCTGGGGCGTCACCGTCTGTGGTGACGCGGAAAGCGCATTGGACCAGTTGGGCGGCGACCTGCCGGACCTGGTGATGGTGGACTTCCACCTGCCGCGCATGAACGGCGACGAATTCGTGCGCCGGGTCCGCATGGACATGCGCACGCGCGGCCTGCCCGTGCTGATGCTGACCGACAGCCACGCGGCCGACCGGGAACGCCAGGGCTATGACAGCGGCGCCGACGCCTATGTGCCCAAGTCCGCCGACACCGACATCCTGCTGAGCCGGGTGGCGGCACTGCTGCGCCAGGCCCAGGCGCCGGCGGTGGGGAAGATGAGCCCCACGCCCTTCCGGCAAAGCCGCCTGCTGGTGGTGGACGACAGCCCGACCTATCTGTTCTTCATCACCGCCCAGTTGCAGGAGGACGGGCACGAGGTGGTGGCCGTCTCCAGCGGGCAGGAGGTGCTGGATCTCATCACGGAGGAGAAGTTCGACTGCGTTGTGGTCGACCTGGTGATGCCGGTGATGAGCGGGACGGAGCTGTGCCAGAAGCTGGACGTCATCCGCCGCCAGCATGACCGCCTTTTCCAGATCATCATCCTGACGTCCCGCGACAGCAAGGAAGACATGATGCGCGGGCTGGAGGCCGGCGCCGACGACTTCGTGGGCAAGGGCAGCGAGAGCGAAATCCTGAAGGCCCGCATCCGCGCCTTGCTGCGCCGCAAGTTCCTGCACGAGGAAAACCTGCGCATCACCAGCGAGTTCCGCGACAAGGAGGTGGAACTGGAACGCACGCGCGACGAACGCCGCGTCGCCCAGGAACGCGCCGCCATGGCGGAGGCGCTGGAACGGTCCCATGCCGAGCTGGCGGCGGCCTACGGCGAGTTGCAGGACACCCAGTCGCAACTGGTGCAGGCGGCCAAGATGGCCTCATTGGGCGCGCTGGTCGCCGGCATCGCGCATGAACTGAACAACCCGCTGGCCTTCGTCGGCAACCATCTGGGCACCGTGTCGCGCTGCGTGGAGAACCTGACGCCGGAGATCGAGGGGCATCTGTCGGAAAGGGGCGCCCGCGACCTGGAAAAGCTGCGCCAGCGCCTGGACGCCATCCGTGGCGGCATCGACCGGGTGGAAAACCTGGTGGTGAAGCTGCGCACCTTCTCCCGCCTCGACGAGGCGGAGGTGAAGGAGGTGGATATCGAGGATAGCCTGGAGTCGGTGCTGACCCTGCTGCACCACAAGCTGTCCAGCCGAATCACGGTGGAACGGCGGTATGAGGGCCCCAAGCGCATCACCTGCCAGCCGGGGCCGCTGAACCAGGTGCTGATCAACGTCGTCGGCAACGCCATCGATGCCATCGCGGGCGAGGGCACGATCACCCTGGAAACGGGGCGGAACGGCGCCATGTTCCGCCTGGTCGTGCGCGATACCGGCCACGGCATCCCGGCGGCCATTCGCGACCGCATCTGCGAACCCTTCTTCACCACCAAGCCGGTCGGTTCCGGGACTGGCCTTGGCCTTTCGATTTCCTATAGCATCATCCAGCGTCACCGGGGGCGGTTGGAATTCAACAGTGAAGAGGGGCGGGGTACAGAGGTGGTGATCGAGATACCCTTGGACGGGACGGCGGCCGGTGCCGCCGGCGCCGCCACGCCCACCCGGCATGTCGATCAGTCGTTGCCGAGGAGCGCCTGA